The DNA window CACCATGCGGGACCCGACAGCGGGCTCAGACCTTGCCTCGCTTGACAATCTCCTAGTCACCCGGCTTGACGTGACCGACAGCGCCTCGATCCGGTCCGCGACCGAGGCCGCCCTTACCCGATTTGGCACCATCGACGTCCTGCTCAACAACGCAGGCTATGGCGCCTATGGCCCGTTAGAGGCCTTTGACATGGACCGCATCCGCCGTCAGTTCGACACCAATGTCCTTGGCGTGCTTGAGGTGACCAAATCCGTCCTTCCCCACATGCGCACGGCGAAATCCGGCACCATCGTCAATGTCAGCTCGATCGGTGGCAAGATGACCTTCCCCCTTGGCACGCTGTATCACGGCACCAAATTTGCCGTCGAAGGCCTGAGCGAAGCGCTGCACTATGAGCTAGAGCCCCTTGGCATCCGCATGAAGATCATCGAGCCGGGCATGATCCGCACGGATTTTGGCGGCCGCTCGTTCGATTTTGCTCAAAGCGATGAACTGCCTGACTATGCGCCCACCGTCCAAGGCTTGATGCAGGCCTTTGCACAACTTGGCTCTGGCGCCACCGGTTCCGACCCCGATCTTGTGGCCGAAGTGATCTGGACCGCCGTCACCGACGGAACCCCCACGCTGCGCTATACCGCCGGCGCCGATGCCGTGTCCTTTTTGGCAGCCCGTAAGGCACAGGACGATGCGACGTTTATCGGCAACCTCAAGGCGCAACTCGCGTTGGCTTAAACCCGCCGCGAATTGATACGGGAATTGATACGGGGGCCTGTCACATTCCCCTTTGTGTTCAGCGCGGCTCCGGCTACGCTTGGATGAGTTTGAACACAAAGGACGTTTTCATGCGCTTGTTTTCCCTTGCCTTGGCAACCGCCACGTTGGTTGCCGGGGCAGCTGCGGCCCAGACCCTGGATCGCATCAAAGAGACCAAACAGTTCAACATCGGGTTCCGCACAGATGCGGCCCCCTTGTCGTACATAGATGCCAACGACAAACCCGCTGGCTATTCCCCCATCATCTGCGATCAGATCGCCCAGGCCATCGCCGACAAGCTAGAGCTGACCGAGCTGAACGCCACCTTCATCCCGGTTGATTCCAAAACTCGGTTCGACAAGGTCGCAAGCGGTGAAATCGACCTGCTGTGTGGTGCGGCCACAATCACGCTCAGCCGCCGGGAGCTGGTGGACTTCTCGATCCCCACATACATCGACGGCACCGACGTGCTGTTGCCCCGTGAAGCCAGCGGTGATCTGCGGCAACTGGCGGGCAAGAAAATCGGGATGCGCAGCGCCACCACCACCGAAGAAGCCGTGAAGAACTCGTTCTCGGCGGCAGGAGTCAAGGCACAGATGGTCCGGTTTGACACGCACCCTGCAGGGATCACCGCCCTCAAGAACGGCGAGATCTCGGCCTATTTTGCCGATCAATCCATTTTGTTGGTGAACTACATCGCCGCAGGTATGGGCAATGACTTCAAGATCTCGGGCGAGATCATGACGGTTGAAAAACATGGTCTGGCGATGGCGCGCGGGGATGCTGATTTCCGCCTGCTGGTCGACAGCGTCCTGTCCGAGCTTTACGGCACAGGCGCGATGGCCGACATTTTCCAGACCGCTCTGCCGGGTGTCAAGCCTGGCTTTGCTCTGGATGCCCTGCATATGGTTGCACCGACGCTGCCCTGATCCTGCTGCCGGGGGAAAACCTCCCCGGCGCACCAATTTGACGAAGCGAGAGATATGCCATGCCCCGATCCATATTGATCCCAGCCCTCTTCGCCCTTGGCCTGCTGGCCCAACCCGTTCTGGCAGCCCCTTGCGGCAACACCGGATCAGGGTTTGAAGCCTGGAAGAATGACTTTGCCAAACAAGCCCGCAAAGCAGGCGTTCGCAAACGTGGCTTACAAGCCCTGGCACAAGCCCGCTATGCCACCCGAACTATTGCAGCGGACCGCAACCAGAAGAGTTTTCGCTATTCTCTTGAGAAATTCATGCAGATCCGTGGGGCTGACACCATCGTTGCCCAAGGGCGCAAGCGCAAGGCCCGCAACGCGCAGTTCTATGCCACTCTCGAGCGGCAATATGGCGTGCCCGCAGGCGTGTTGATCGCCATTCATGGCATGGAAACAGGCTTTGGCAATTTCATGGGCGACAGTCAGGTTGTTTCGGCAATCACCACGCTGGCCTATGACTGCCGCCGGTCAGATTTTTTCATCCCTCACGCCATCGGCGCGCTCAAACTCGTGGATCAGGGCGCGATCACCTCTGCCACCAAGGGGGCCAAACATGGCGAGCTGGGCCACACCCAGTTTCTGCCCGGCAACGCGTTGACCTATGGGGTCGATGCAACCGGAGATGGTAGGGTCGATTTCTACAACTTGACCGATGCACTCGCCTCTACGGCGAACTTCCTACGTCAGAAGGGATGGAAGCCCGGCAAAGGATATCAGCCCGGCGAGCCCAATTTTGCAGTGATAAAGCAATGGAATGCGGCCACTGTGTACCAAAAGTCGATTGCTATCATGGGGGCCCGAATAGACAACTAGAAGTCGCATCACAGCCTTGTGTCCGCCCTTTGGTCGCCCCAATTCCGTCAAATTTCAACGAATTTTCCATAAAAACACTGGTTTCCGATCTGTCATCAATCTGAGACAAAACCCAAGATTGCCCCGTGATCTGTCTGTTTGGGTCAAAATTTCTCCCTGATCGGGGAGTAGTTTTGATCTCGAGAACACACACAACGGAGGATTCTCACTGTGACACAGACAGGCAAGTATCACGGTGGACTAGTATTCCTGGGTAACCAAAACGGCTCATTAGACCGGTTCAGCCGCATTGTGACGGCGACGCTCGAGGACTACGGCCATTCAGTTGAACGACAAACACTTTCAGGCCCGCACGAGGCCCGGATCGTCACCAGCCAGTTCCACGTAAAGCTGACGCTCGATCCAAATCCTGTGTGCGCTGACCACACGGCGCGTCTGGATGACGCCGCCGGATTGAACCGCGGGAAAAAGGACACCCGAGTCCGCGTCCGCAATAGACTGGTGATTTCGCTCTGTCCCGTGTCCGAGCAGCACGACGACCGCGATGTCACCGAGCTGATGCTGGTGGTGATGCTTTACCGCATGGTCGACCTTTATGCCTCCGAGCATATCGAATGGCTCGATCCCAATGTCTCACTGACCATCGACCAATTTCTGGGCGCATTCGCAAATGTGTCACCGCGACGAGTGCGCGGTCGCCAGGAAATCGTCTATGATAACGGCGATCGTTTTGCGCCAATTGACGAGACGGCGCCCGGATTGGCGATGCGCTACGACACAATTGCAGGTCAAAAACCACATATTGGCGAATTCGGGCTGATCGAACTGACTGACGAAGAGGCCCTGGCCTTGGCGTTCCGCAGCGATCCGCATCCTGATGAGCTGGATGGTTTGTCACCCGAAGATCGGGCGCAGAACGACATTCGTCGTCTGACCAGTTGGGCGATGACCGGCACGCTGGCCTTTGTATCGGCCCCGGTGGCGCTGTCCCTTGCTGCGGTCAATCTGGCCCGTGGCGAAGATTTTCGCTTGAACACTCAAGTGCTGTCGTTGACCGGCGCTCTGGTGTTTCTGCAAAGTTCGGGCGCCATGGCAAGCGTGATGTCCATCCTTCCGATGTGACAAGCGGCAATAGATGCAAAGCCCCGTGCTCTAACGAGTGACGGGGCTTTCGTCGTTTGGCACGTGACTCTTTGCCAAAATATAGGTGTGGATTGAAAAAACGACCGCCTCAGTTTGCGGCAACCGCAGGATGCACTGCCGCTCGGAGCGAAAATAGCTGGCGTTCGCAGGATCGGGATGCTTGCGTCTGTCATGAATGCTACGCGGTTGGTGCAGGTCCGGATCCACGTACCACAATGCGTTGAACCGCCACATGGGACGCTCTGCCTTGACCCCGTCAAACAGACGCTGCACCCGCTTGGCGATGCCTGCGTCGTATGAATCCACCGTATCGTGAATACCGATCAATGGGCGCATGAACTTCTCGGACAGGGTCCAACTGGCCGGGAAACACAAAACAGCACCTGTAAGAACGTGCTCATCACCCTGTTTCTGCAAAATACAGAAATCTTCCTGCACGATGCGTCCCAACGTCCCCAATGGGTTATCTCGGTCCAGAGGGACTCGGACGCCATCAGCACGCAGCACCTGGTTTGTTTGCCCCGGGTAAATCTGTGCCAACACCTCATCCAAAAGTTCCCGAGCAGCAGGCACCGCTGCCTCATCGATGGCCACCACCTTGTCGCGTTTCCGGGTTATCAACTCATCGCGATACGCCATCTGCCCCGCAAAGGCTTCATCCTGATGCAACCACGCCTCGTCACCTATAGGTGCGATACCGGGCAATGCCTTGGCAGTTTGAAAATCGTAGGGAATCGATGTCTGCAGGATCTCTTTCATTCCCCTGCCCTAGCACCTGCCGACGAAAAACGACACATGTGTCGGTCGCTTTCCGATAGGACACGGCGTCACCCCGGGTGGCACAATTGGCGCCAAGAGACAGGGAGCCAGTCAGTGAACCAGCATTACCGAGACCGACGCAAGATCGACCCCAACAAGGGCCCGACCCTGGGGGATGGAACCCCCAACGACAACGACCGGGTCGAGATCGGCCCGACGCAATTGGCCTTTGCCGAATGGGAGGCCGCCGGGCTGATCCTGCCCAATCTTGAGCGGATGCGCGAACACCGCTGGAAGCGACTGACCCAACACGTGATCGACCGAGGCTATGGCGGCGTGCTGCTGTTTGATCCGCTCAACATCCGCTATGCCACCGACTCGACCAACATGCAGCTGTGGAACACCCACAACCCATTCCGCGCGCTGCTGTTGTGCGCAGATGGTTATATGGTGATCTGGGATTACAAACAGTCGCCGTTCTTGTCCGAATTCAACCCACTGGTGCGCGAGCAGCGCTCGGGCGCAGACCTGTTCTATTTCGATCGCGGCGACAAAGTGGACGTGGCCGCCGACAAGCTGTCGAACGAAGTGCGCGACCTGATCCAGGAGCACGGCGGCGGTAACATGCGGCTGGCCGTGGACAAGATCATGCTGCACGGGCTACGCGCTTTAGAGGCGCAGGGCTTCGAGATCATGGAAGGCGAAGAGCTCACCGAGAAATGCCGCGCCGTCAAAGGCCCGGACGAGATCCTGGCCATGCGATGTGCCAGCCATGCCTGCGAAACATCCGTCCGCGCGATGGAGGAGTTCGCCCGCGCCAACGTAGGCGACGGCAAGACCAGCGAAGATGACATCTGGGCCGTGCTGCACGCGGAAAACATCCGCCGCGGCGGAGAATGGATTGAAACCCGCCTGTTGGCATCGGGCCAGCGCACCAACCCCTGGTTCCAGGAATGTGGCCCCCGGATCACGCAACAAAACGAGATCATCTCGTTCGACACCGACCTGGTCGGGTCATACGGCATCTGCATCGACATCTCGCGCAGCTGGTGGATCGGGGACGAAAAACCGCCCGCCGACATGGTCTATGCCATGCAACACGCGCATGAGCACATCATGACCAATATGGAGATGCTGAAACCCGGTGTGATGATCCCCGAGCTGACGGCAAACGCCCACCGATTGGATGATCAGTTTCAGGCGCAAAAATACGGCTGCCTGATGCATGGCGTGGGCCTGTGCGATGAATGGCCGTTGGTCGCCTACCCCGACGCGGCGGTCGAAGGCGCCTATGACTATCCGCTGGAACCCGGCATGGTCCTGTGTGTCGAGGCCTGCGTGGGTGCCGTTGGCGGTGCCTTCTCGATCAAGCTTGAGGATCAGGTTCTCATCACTGAAGACGGCTATGAAAACCTGACCAAATACCCCTTTGATCCCGCTCTGATGGGGCAATAAGCGCTCATAGCGCCATCATGGCCCTGATTTCCGTCGGTTTCAGGGCCATGCGATACAGCGGACCAAACGATCCAAGGTCCGTTGCCAGTTCCGGGAAGATCGCACAAATCTCGGTCCGGGCTTCGGCGGGCAAGGCGTTTTGGGCCATCTCTGCCGGCATCAGCGTCTCACACTCGACCCCGTTGGCGAAGACGGTCTGATGCCCGTCCAGCAGCAGGTGAAAATACTCGACCTGCGTACACTCCATATCCGGCCGGATGGTGCTGTCGTTGATCAATGACGATGCGGTTGCCAATACCTCATCCTCACCAAACAACAGCTCCGCCCGCCAGTCGCGCAACAACACACGATGCTGGGGCGACAGGTATAAGTCGCGGGCGGGATAGCCCGGTTCCAGCGCACCCGTCTTGATCTGCACCGGACGCAATTCGGGGTGCAGGTCCAACGTCTGCTGATCAATGGCACGGCTGCCAATCCAAAGGATTGGCCGCTGCATACCGTCGCCGCAATGGACCATGTCGCCGACCTGCAGATCCTCAATCGACATTTGCCCCGCTGGCACGCGGATCTTGGTTCCCTTGGCAAAACAGACCACAATGCAGGCCACACCGGTGCCATTGGTGGATTCCGCGTCTATCGAAACCGTGTGCGGTTGCCCGTCCGAACCGGTATAGTCAAACGTCCAGACGTTGCCGACCACGCTGTAGCTGTCGAAATTAGTGAAGATAAAGCAATCTAACGGGTCAAAGCTTTTGATTTCGATGTCAAAGTTGTCGTCGAACCCAGAAAGGTCAAAATAGAATTCGTCATCTCCACCTGGTCCCGCTCCAGGTTCGGTTGGCGTATCCTTTCCCCATTTTTCGAACTCGTACGTTCGACCGCTCAAATTTCCACCGTCCAAAACAGTGACAATTTGATTGTCATCGACATCGCCGGAGATCAAATTGCTTCCCTTGATCTTTTGAGTATTGCTCAGCGAAATGGTTAATGTCTCTACAGCCATGCCAGTGCCTCGCGGTCCTTGCGGCCTGCCACTGCCTCGGCACAGAACAAGATGCGCGCCACGACGTTCAGCTCATCTGCGATCAACGCACCTTTGTGCTCGGCGGCGTAACCGTCGGCAAACGCCTCAACCGCATCAGCCGCGCGGTCGGCAAAACGCAGGATCAGCGCACGATAAAGCTGCAGGTAATCCCAGCCCCGCGGGCGCATGGTTGCCGCCTCAAAATCACAAGCGATGATGTCGCCCTTGTGGGTCAGCATGAAATTGCCAAGCGCCGCATCGTTGCGTGCCAGTGAACGGCCGCACAGCGGAATTTCCAACAACAGATCTTGCGCAGTCTCAACGGCTTGCAAATCGATCTCGGCACCAAAACGGTTCAGATAGGAATACCAGTTACCACAGGCCGAT is part of the Falsiruegeria litorea R37 genome and encodes:
- a CDS encoding amino acid ABC transporter substrate-binding protein, which codes for MRLFSLALATATLVAGAAAAQTLDRIKETKQFNIGFRTDAAPLSYIDANDKPAGYSPIICDQIAQAIADKLELTELNATFIPVDSKTRFDKVASGEIDLLCGAATITLSRRELVDFSIPTYIDGTDVLLPREASGDLRQLAGKKIGMRSATTTEEAVKNSFSAAGVKAQMVRFDTHPAGITALKNGEISAYFADQSILLVNYIAAGMGNDFKISGEIMTVEKHGLAMARGDADFRLLVDSVLSELYGTGAMADIFQTALPGVKPGFALDALHMVAPTLP
- a CDS encoding lytic murein transglycosylase encodes the protein MPRSILIPALFALGLLAQPVLAAPCGNTGSGFEAWKNDFAKQARKAGVRKRGLQALAQARYATRTIAADRNQKSFRYSLEKFMQIRGADTIVAQGRKRKARNAQFYATLERQYGVPAGVLIAIHGMETGFGNFMGDSQVVSAITTLAYDCRRSDFFIPHAIGALKLVDQGAITSATKGAKHGELGHTQFLPGNALTYGVDATGDGRVDFYNLTDALASTANFLRQKGWKPGKGYQPGEPNFAVIKQWNAATVYQKSIAIMGARIDN
- a CDS encoding Hint domain-containing protein translates to MSGRTYEFEKWGKDTPTEPGAGPGGDDEFYFDLSGFDDNFDIEIKSFDPLDCFIFTNFDSYSVVGNVWTFDYTGSDGQPHTVSIDAESTNGTGVACIVVCFAKGTKIRVPAGQMSIEDLQVGDMVHCGDGMQRPILWIGSRAIDQQTLDLHPELRPVQIKTGALEPGYPARDLYLSPQHRVLLRDWRAELLFGEDEVLATASSLINDSTIRPDMECTQVEYFHLLLDGHQTVFANGVECETLMPAEMAQNALPAEARTEICAIFPELATDLGSFGPLYRMALKPTEIRAMMAL
- a CDS encoding heme-dependent oxidative N-demethylase family protein — encoded protein: MKEILQTSIPYDFQTAKALPGIAPIGDEAWLHQDEAFAGQMAYRDELITRKRDKVVAIDEAAVPAARELLDEVLAQIYPGQTNQVLRADGVRVPLDRDNPLGTLGRIVQEDFCILQKQGDEHVLTGAVLCFPASWTLSEKFMRPLIGIHDTVDSYDAGIAKRVQRLFDGVKAERPMWRFNALWYVDPDLHQPRSIHDRRKHPDPANASYFRSERQCILRLPQTEAVVFSIHTYILAKSHVPNDESPVTR
- a CDS encoding phosphotransferase — protein: MTFTLIKESARSICAEVEIDGQSAFLKLFDGEGEADQLAYMREKTCLLSFRGSGLVPRILAFSNPGRFVITEWVSKGQVQDRLDRLSAEDTGAKLGRWLARYDAVSPAESACGNWYSYLNRFGAEIDLQAVETAQDLLLEIPLCGRSLARNDAALGNFMLTHKGDIIACDFEAATMRPRGWDYLQLYRALILRFADRAADAVEAFADGYAAEHKGALIADELNVVARILFCAEAVAGRKDREALAWL
- a CDS encoding SDR family oxidoreductase yields the protein MTQTIFITGASSGIGRETAKLFQSRGWNVVATMRDPTAGSDLASLDNLLVTRLDVTDSASIRSATEAALTRFGTIDVLLNNAGYGAYGPLEAFDMDRIRRQFDTNVLGVLEVTKSVLPHMRTAKSGTIVNVSSIGGKMTFPLGTLYHGTKFAVEGLSEALHYELEPLGIRMKIIEPGMIRTDFGGRSFDFAQSDELPDYAPTVQGLMQAFAQLGSGATGSDPDLVAEVIWTAVTDGTPTLRYTAGADAVSFLAARKAQDDATFIGNLKAQLALA
- the dddP gene encoding dimethylsulfonioproprionate lyase DddP; this translates as MNQHYRDRRKIDPNKGPTLGDGTPNDNDRVEIGPTQLAFAEWEAAGLILPNLERMREHRWKRLTQHVIDRGYGGVLLFDPLNIRYATDSTNMQLWNTHNPFRALLLCADGYMVIWDYKQSPFLSEFNPLVREQRSGADLFYFDRGDKVDVAADKLSNEVRDLIQEHGGGNMRLAVDKIMLHGLRALEAQGFEIMEGEELTEKCRAVKGPDEILAMRCASHACETSVRAMEEFARANVGDGKTSEDDIWAVLHAENIRRGGEWIETRLLASGQRTNPWFQECGPRITQQNEIISFDTDLVGSYGICIDISRSWWIGDEKPPADMVYAMQHAHEHIMTNMEMLKPGVMIPELTANAHRLDDQFQAQKYGCLMHGVGLCDEWPLVAYPDAAVEGAYDYPLEPGMVLCVEACVGAVGGAFSIKLEDQVLITEDGYENLTKYPFDPALMGQ